In Trichlorobacter lovleyi, the DNA window CCTTGAGGTGGTGCAGTTGGGGTTGTTGGCCGGTAAGGGGCTGCCGCGGCGTCTCTGTCGCCATGATCGCCAGCAGGTGCAGGAACTGCTGGAACTGCTGGGGATTGAGCATCTGCAGCGCCGCATGATCGGTGAACTGTCCGGGGGGCAGCAACAGCGGGTCATGCTGGCCCGGGCCCTGGTCAATAATCCCGAACTGCTGGTGATGGATGAACCAACCGCAGCCCTGGACCCGGAGATCCGTGACCGTTTCTATGAGCTGGTGGCTCGGATGAACAAGACCAAAGGTACCACGGTCCTGCTGGTGACCCACGACACCGGTACCATCGGACAGTATGCCTCCCGCATGCTCTATCTGGATAAAAAACTGCTCTTCTTCGGCTCTTTTGATGAGTTCTGCCACTCTCCCGAGATGTCTGCCTTTTTCGGAGAGCATTCGCAACATCTGATCTGCCACAGGCATTGATATGACGATATTTGAAATGTTTTCATACAGCTTCATTCAGCGGGCCCTGTTGGCCGGTACCCTGATCGGTGTACTCTGTGCGGTGCTTGGTGTGTTTCTGGTGCTGCGCCGCCTGTCGCTGATCGGTGACGGTCTGGCGCATATCACCTTTGGCAGTGTGGCCCTGGCCCTGTTTGCCGGGTTGCAGGGGGCTGCCATGTTGCTGGTGTCGCTGCCGGTGGTGCTGCTGGCCTCGCTGGGGATTTTGAAGCTGACCGGCAAGGCCCGGCTGGGCGGAGATGCCGCCATCGGGATCGTTTCATCGGTCGGGGTCTCATTGGGGGTGTTGCTGGCAGTTCTGGGGCGCGGTTATGGCGTTGATCTGTTCAGCTACCTGTTTGGCAGCATCCTTGCCATCAGCCAGGCAGAACTGCTGGTGGCCGGCGGTCTGTTTGTTACCGTGCTGGCACTGCTTTGGCTGTACTACAATGATCTGGTGGCCTTGACCTTCAATGAAGAACTGGCGGTGGTCAGCGGCATCAGAGTCAGGTTTCTGAACGGTCTTCTGGCGGCCCTGACTGCGTTGACGGTGGTGCTGGCCATGAAACTGGTGGGAGTAATGCTGATCTCCGCACTGCTGATCCTGCCTGCCTCAGCTGCC includes these proteins:
- a CDS encoding metal ABC transporter permease; this translates as MTIFEMFSYSFIQRALLAGTLIGVLCAVLGVFLVLRRLSLIGDGLAHITFGSVALALFAGLQGAAMLLVSLPVVLLASLGILKLTGKARLGGDAAIGIVSSVGVSLGVLLAVLGRGYGVDLFSYLFGSILAISQAELLVAGGLFVTVLALLWLYYNDLVALTFNEELAVVSGIRVRFLNGLLAALTALTVVLAMKLVGVMLISALLILPASAALQVARGVRMTVILSVLFSLLSVVGGIVLSFLLNLPSGATIILLAFVIFCAGYLFRQVSAAGRQENR
- a CDS encoding metal ABC transporter ATP-binding protein, whose amino-acid sequence is MQELIRVEQLTCRHGAIEALSDISFSVSGGDYLGIVGPNGSGKSTLVRALLGLMPSYQGRISLFGQPRDSFTAWQRLGYLPQNLGPLNPAFPATVLEVVQLGLLAGKGLPRRLCRHDRQQVQELLELLGIEHLQRRMIGELSGGQQQRVMLARALVNNPELLVMDEPTAALDPEIRDRFYELVARMNKTKGTTVLLVTHDTGTIGQYASRMLYLDKKLLFFGSFDEFCHSPEMSAFFGEHSQHLICHRH